The stretch of DNA ttaagaattaaatattttactttaaagaaaagaatcaaAGTACTGCAATCTTTCCGACAAATAAGTTTAGCTTTTACTTCTGGGTTTGGCATACAAATACTTATACTCAGTTCAGTTCTGTTCACACTATATATGGGCTCGATTTGACTCAGTTATTCATCGATAAGGCCCAACTTCAGTTTATGATCTTAAAGAgacagaaaaataaaattgggcCCATTTAAATCGGGTTGGGTCAAATGGATGCCAACTGACTAGGCCGGGATTTGGTCGGCCCAATGACATCGTCGAATCAAAAAATTATGCAAGTGAGAGCAAAAAGTGTCCATACATCAAAAGCTACTGAGTAATTAGAATACATTTTATCTGACATTGaaacacattaaaaaaaaattggctggATGGATATAAATGAAGGAATTGATATTAGACACCTGTTTTGGGTGATTTTGAGACCCAAAAAATGTtcataaatgtacaatttgagaTTCACCCAAATTTTATTGATCCAAACAAGTTAAACACTTCAATCCAAACACACTATATTTTTTCGTACTTGTTAATTTTGTGATCGATCACGACTTCGAGCTGCTTATAGCATTAGTTCGTTGTCAATTGATTTGATTCAAAACTTATAATTGATCAAtaacaaaaaaatcataattcgAACTCGACTCGATGCTCATGAGTCAGCTCATAATTACATAGAGTGGCATTTGAGATGCATTGTTCTCTTCACTAACTTTGTGGCTTTGTATCAACAAAATTTCTGGTTGAACATTACCTATATATGGATTGGGGTTTCTGCCTTTATTGTGGTCATGATGAATCTGCAAGCATGTTATCTCATGAGATTGTTCTGAGGATGATGGCGAGCTGTGAAAAGACAAAAACGCCTACGAATTTCACCCTTTTATTTGTGCTTTGTCTTTCCCTAGTTTTGCGTGCTGCAGTGGAATCTGTTCTAAGTGCACTCCCGGTAGGCAGTGGGGGATTTTTATTCCACGCATGGCTGCTTAAATACTGTGCATGCACCTTTTTTCGTTTGTTGGGGGGGTGGTGGGAGAAAAAGAATAGAGTGGATTGCTGTATTCGAAAATTATGGTGTTCGTGTTTTTGTTGGAAGtgtttcaataattattttcattatcATGTGCAGAATAGTAGattataatatatcatatttaaatCGACGTAACTTTTGGCATAACGACGAGTAACACTCAGTTAAACTGAGACTGAGTGTACATATTGCCCACCATGATTTTAACATCTCAAGCATTATTGCCTTTTGCATCAATCATCTCAATTATTTAGTATTGTACAAATGAGGACTGTAAAAAAAAGTAAAGTTTGATTTGGTCTTAAAATTTTGTTCGGAATTCAACTAAAGCTTTACAGTGAAAACACATAAGAAATATCAGGGTTTGATAAGAGTAAATTCAAAAAACAAATCTATGATGATTTTTGCGTAAAGTGAACAATATCATAACAGATGTATCGGTTCTATCGCACAAAAAACTTATTGTGCACGATCAAtattatgtgaagaagcaaaacaTGCGTACTACATAGATAATATCTGTCACTTGCTTtgttaacttaaataaattgcTCTATTTTTATAAAAAGACATTTATCCCTTTTATTATCGCatgcatttaattttctatctaaaaatattttaagataGATCTCTCAAAAATACGAAAGAAAGCCATCGGTTTTGCTTGTCCCGTCACCTCAAGTTACTCTAGCTAGGTCCATACGCGaccaaaaaaaaagaaaaagaaagatttgaagcAAAGTGTTTcgttcattataataatgtccCTTTCCCCTTAGGAATTATCCAACCATTTCTTCTGTCTGTACCTTCTCTCTATTATGAAAATGTGCAGAAGAAGATTCGAACTCAACTGCGACATTTCTTTCATCTTCTCCTTGTTGTTACTCGTCTCGTTTTTATATGTAATCATACATCTCTTCATTGTTCTTTTTCAGCTTGATTTTTGGCCAATAGTGCAAGATTATATTCTTACCTGTTAATTAATCTTGTCTTTTTGAGTGATCTGTTTCATATGTTTGCCTCTTTCTTGCAGGTTTCATTTGCTGAGACAAATTCAAATACAAGAACCAAAGAAAATCCCTTCACACCAAAAGCTTCGCTGATTCGATATTGGAGCGAACACGTCTGCAACAACGACACAAAACCTTCATTTTTACTCTCCAAAGCTTCACCTCTCACCGCGGTCGAATCGGCTTTTTACACCAAACTCGCCGCCCAGAAGACGCTTTCATCTCATTTACCCGCATTCTGCTCGGCCGCTAACTTGTTCTGCCTTCTCGACTCGAAACACACGGGACCAGAAAATCTAAAGAACAATGACGTAGACTTTACATTCTACACTAACAAACAGTTTGAAAAATATGGGAATTCTCGCGTTGGAGGTGTCGATCAGTTCAAGAACTATTCGGGTGGAATCAACATTGCCACAGGATCGTTTACTCGGTATAGCCGGAGCTCCACCGGACATGATGAAAGCTTTGCTAGCTATGCAAATGATGGCAATGTGGCTAGTTCCAACTTCACTTCTTATGGATCTAGCGCCACCGGTGGCTCCGGCGAGTTCATAAACTATATGCCACGAGTTAATGTTCCAAATCTTCATTTTGCGTTGTATGATTCCGAGGGTAACAGCCACAATCTCTCTTTTTCGAGATACGTTGATAATACGAACGCGGGGAATCAAGGGTTCACCACTTATGGGAAAAATGGAAACGCGGTACCAGTTGAGTTCAGCAGTTACGGCGACACTTCAAATGTCGTAGGATCCAGATTCACCAGTTACGGCGAGCTAGGCAATGCTGGTAATGATTCATTCAAGGGTTACAGTAGTAATTCAAATAACCCTAGTAACAATTTCAAGAACTACGGTGCTGGAAGTAATGGCGGTGCAGATACTTTTACAAGTTATCGAGACTCCGCGAATGCCGGTACTGATACATTTCAGTCATATGGGAGGGAATCGAGTTCGGGGAACACGAGTTTTTCGAATTATGGCAAGTCCTTTAATGTAGGGTTCGATACTTTCACGGAGTACGCTAAAAAGGGTTTTGATCAATCTACGGGATTCAAGATTTATGGTGTCAACAGTACTTTTCAAGATTATGCGAGGAAGGGTGTTAAATTTGCACAATATGTTAATCCGGGGTCCAGCAATAAGGATCATTTGACAAAGGTTAGTGTCAAAGTGGTGAATAACGGTGTGGAAGAGGGAAAGTTCTTTAGAGAAGGAATGTTGAAAGAAGGGGCGTTGATGAAAATGCCCGAATTTCGAGATAGGATGCCGAGACGGTCATTTTTGCCCCGAACCATCACCTCGAAACTACCCTTTTCGACTTACGATCTACTCGAGCTTAAACGAACTTTCCTACTCGAGGAAAACTCAACCATGGAGCGCATGGTCAAGAACACATTACTTGAGTGTGAACGAGCTCCAAGCCCTGGAGAGACCAAGCGGTGTGTCGCCTCAATCGAAGATATGATCGACTTCGCGACCACGATTCTAGGCGACAATGTAGTGGTCCGGACTACTAAGGATGTGAAGGGCTCGAACCAATATGTAATCATCGGTGTAGTCAATGGAATAAACGGTGGACGATCCACAGAATCGGTATCTTGCCATCAAAGCTTATACCCTTACCTACTATATTATTGCCATTCTGTACCAAATGTGAGAGTGTACGAGGCTGGCATTCTTGATGTGGAAACTAAGGCAAAGATCAATGATGGTGTTGCCATTTGTCATCTCGATACATCGGCGTGGAGCCCAAACCATGGCGCTTTCCTGGCGTTGGGTTCGAGCCCGGGTAGAGTAGAAGTCTGCCATTGGATTTTTGAGAATGACATGACTTGGGCCAGAGGCGATTGAGCATAAATTTAGCTGATTGATTTGGTTTGAATTATTTTGGAAAATGCTTGTTTTAATGTTGGAATGAGTTTTCCAAAGTTTCTTGATCATGGGTTGCTTAATTTTAATTTGCTTATCACCAAGtagtttgatatatatataaattatttataaaacacATCATTTATACGTACcaatatatgtatgtatgtatgtatgtatgtatggagtaggtctcttgtgacacggtctcacgaatctttatctgtgagacgggtcaaccatgccgatatttacaataaaaagtaatactcttagcataaaaagtaatattttttcatggatgacccaaataagagatctgtctcacaaaatatgacccgtgagatcgtttcaAACAAGTTTTTGTCGTATGTATGAATGTATGATCATTCACTTTCACGCTCAAAGACATGATGCTACAACTTTGAGTACATCCAAAGGGAAGGTCCACTAAAATGTTGCCTAAAACATTCATATTGATGCACGTTAGTGTTACGACATGCTATGAATTTGGCAAGAAATAGCAAGGCACTTGCATAAAGTTCTCTCTCACATAAGTCAGCGAAAGTAGAAGCAAAAGGGTGGACctaattgatatatatatatatttatttatttttgatataTCATACATATATCATTCCTTCTATCTGTCACATATATCATTCCTTCTATGTGTCCACTTATGAGCTGACATCATCTATTAGATGTACAATTTAGAAAAATGTATATTTCTAGTTAAATTGAATCCAAAGGTAGTTCTTGAAAACCAATTGAAATTTGTTTATGTGAGTGGAGACAAATGTAAAATGGTCGAAAAAAAGAGGTGAACAAAATAGAGATGACTAGAGAaagaaaaaatatgaaaaagaaaaagaaaccaaagaaaaataaaagaattataaTTTGATGGCCCAAAATAGTAAGCTTTAGAGATACTTGTTTTTCATTAACCCTTTCAAGTACTTTTGTACAAAGATGTTTATTCTCAttatgatatagccggttcaatcacAATCATTGTTAGTTTTTCTTTGCAGGATTTTGGAGATATAATTTGTCCTTCGTATggattttattataaaattattagctccaatttatatataaacaGCTTtacttcttattttatttttcgatttttggagtaggtctcttgtgagacggtctcacgaatctttatctgtgagacgggtcaatcctatcgatataattcacaataaaaagtaataatcttaacataaaaagtaatacaattcatggataacccaaataagatatccatcTCAataaatacgacccgtgagaccgtctcccacaagtttttgtctaattCTTGTATCAAAGTTAAAGGGACAAAAATTTACATTTGTCGACTcacattgatttttttttaaaaaaaaataaaaatttttaccTGATATAGTacttgaaatttaaatttaaaatattttttctcaaatttaaTACTTTTATACTAACACAACCCTCAATTTTGAATCCCCCATTCCcaccattttttttaaagctccaATTAGTTTTAACCTTTAAAAAATGGATGTTCACTGTAATTAAATCAccgcaataaataaataaaatacttaAAAGGGAATTAGCTccagggaaaaaaaaaaaggagctCGTAATCCCACAGCCATCAAACAATATGATAACAAAAAAAACcccaacaaaaaataaaaaaatataagtttCTATTTGTGGGGGGAGGCATCATCAAacaccaataaattgttcttgccTCAGCTCCTCGATTTGAAAACCATCCCTCGTTTCACTAAATCTGTGCAAGATTTTAGTCAGTGATCTTGCTATTTTGTTGGCATGGGATGATGTTCCATCACTGATAATTGAATAAAGCACAGACATTAAGTTAGCATCCTTTGCCAAGATAGACACAACAACTTCCCCACAGTTCAGGCACAAAGAATGCAGAATCGATATGCAGTATTCCTTTCCAGCCCGCGTTTCAATGGTCTGTAGTTGTCGTAGAATCAAGGGAAGAGACGCCGCCTCCAATATTTCGATCGATGCAGTTATATTATCTGCCAATATGGAAAGAACTGCTAATGTATCTGTTCTAAGCTCAAATCTGTTGCAAGAAGATAGTAAGTTTAGAAGTACTGGTACGGCCCCAGATTCTATAGCCCTTTGCCGGTTTCTGGGACGTATTTGTAATGCGAAGAGAGCCACCATAGAGTTTTTTTGCCCGCATGGTGTCCCTtctttgatcagttcgagtaaGGCAGGGATTGTTTCTTGGTTTTCTCCTATGATCTTTCGGTTTTCGTGGGTGGAACAGAGGTAAAAGATCGTAGCAGCTGCGATCTGTCTGGATTCTAACTTCAATCCTGTTTTAAGAACTCCAAGAACTGCGTTCAATCCTTTGTTTCTTCTCATAATTACTTTCTGGCCGTTTGGCTGTTTTGACAACTTCAACAAAGCTGACATAACGTTTTCTTGAGTAGCCGGATCTGTCGAATGAAGCAAATCAAGTAGATGTGGAACACAACCTGATTCAATCAAACAAGACCTATTGAACAGGTTCGACTTGGAAAGTAGGCGAATTTCGTGGGCTGCCTTGTTTTTCTGATAATCTGTACCAGACCATAATTTTGATGTAAGAAACCGAGACAAGAATTTGATGGATTCCTCATTGGAAGGACTTCCAGGTAAAATTGTTCTTGAAATATCTCTATTCTTCTTCCTCGATTTCTCCATAGAGACACCGTATTCTGCGCAGAACTGTTCGATCAGCTTCCGAAGATTTGTGTTAGGCACCATTTCAGTGCTTGTGAGCTTCTGACCTGTAACGGGACAGAGCAAATTCCCTGATTTGAGCCATTTTTGAATCGAGGCTTGATTGTAGGTCTGCCCGGTCGACACTGTAACAGGATCGGTCATAAGCTCTAGTGAAATGGGACACAGAAAATCTTCAGGATTCAAACAACTGAGTGTTTCAAGATTATTATTTCTCCCATCTTCTTGGTCCAAAATCCCGGAAAAATCAGAATCTTCGAATATGATGCTTCTGCAGTAACTTAATAATCCAAGTAAACTGCATAACAAAGGTACTTCTCTTTCATCACAACCTACACATTCCGCCTCAATTTCTTCATTCAAGAATTTAATCTCCTTGTGGCAATCATCCCATGTTTTGATGCCTAGATAATCAAGAATCTTCTTGATGATAGAATGGTCGGGCTCGAATTTATTCTCGAATTGATTCATCACCAGAATCACCCTCTTCATCGCTTCTTCGTCTCCGGGCTCAAGCTCGAATTTCGCCTTTCGGGCTTGCTTAGATAGCATTTCTACCAGCTCCTTAGTTTCATATGGAACTTCAATTGAATTCAATGGAAGAACATCGAGGGCAGTCGCTATGGAACGAATCGATACCTGAAACTGGCTACTCACCGAGTAGGATTTCATCAAAATCCAAAATCTAGCTCCTTCACGCGTGCAATCTTCCATCAAGAACTGAATCATTTGGAATGTCTGGTGGAGCTCCGACAAGCAAAGAATAATAGGATTCCAAACACCCGAGAAATGGTCTCGGATATCCTCAAAGAAGATGGAAAGAATCTCGATTTGGCGGATCGATTCACGGGAATTTCTTCTCTGAGTTGCGAAGAATTTGGATTTGAAACTGCATATGCTGCGGGAGATTGTGATCAATGATTCCAAAAGGGTCACTAGAGATATGGCCTCGCACGGCCTAACCGCCGGGAATCTCAGAATCCGACGATTATCTCGATCAATAGGTAGCACCATGGATTGGATACAGAATTACTCTGTTTTTTAGTATGTTTCTGTTTGTGTGCAATCGAAAATGGAAAGCATTTGAATTTCTGTTGAGTCGGTTTAAGAATTTTAGGACACGTGGCGACATCTGATCGCGTTCTTTCGGACGTTTGAAAATACTGGACACGTGTGGAGGACACGTAGGTTAAGGAATTTTCGGACTTTTATTTTTCCTTATCttgttattatttaattattatatttattttctttgaatAAACACATCTCACTTTCGtgacaagaaaaataaaaagtaattttgTATTTTGCAGTATTATCCAAAGAGTGATAAATATTTCCCACGacttttctatttttaattttacgGTCCATTAACTCATcaaaatcaatcaaataaaaatattgattaaTCGTATCTGATAAGTATCCGAGCTAATGAAACTAGACGATCGATTGATAAATCATCAGGAGTTCGATTCCTTCTATGAATAATTTTTCGTACAATGATATCGTTAAAAGATATGATTATTCACATTATTAGTGTTGACGTGCAATcatatatatgaatttttacTGACGAGAACACTACATTATTTGAAAACTACTTTTTCGTATTTTGTGTATTCAACAGTACTGATTAATCACATAAATGATTAATTTGAAACGAGCTCTACGTGGATATGTATTAGATATACGCTCCAAACTCCCAACTTTTCTCGTGTGTTTCTATGCGAACAATACGAAGTATTTGGGTGAGTGGGAAATCTCAAGAAATTTCTCTATGGATTGAGTTATTAGCACATCCCAACATGTGTATTTTCAGTTGTATGAACAACCTACATAAATTCAGATGAAGCGTATTTTTTGTGCCCACAAAAATACTAATAAGATACTATAatccatatatacatatacgtgTGTGTATTGATacatatcggtagggttgacccgccTCACAGATGAAgatacgtgagaccgtctcacaagagacctactctgtaattatatataaaacctaataaaaaatctaaattaGTTATTTAATCATTCAATtaaccgatttttttttttcgaaaataaaatcaaaccgATTTAAccgttatttttaaaaataaaaaccaaaatttcaaattaacCGAATCAAATTTTCGAACTAAACcgaaataatacataatatgtatgtatgtttgtCTGTAGCTTGACTTGGTCCAATAATTATGTTCCAAATTTAACACGTCTTGCATGTACGTTTCCGTTATTATCTAATTAAGCTTTGATTAATCAAACTTGTTGGTAAGCAAACAAAATTTCTGCCTGCACTTAAGTACCACTCAACCAaaacaatgattttaaatagGTAACAATTATGTTATTCTATCTTCTTACAAAACACAATCGTaataataagaataaaaatgTCTCGATACATTGAAGGAACACAAGTCTACATCCATGAAATCGAAACGCCATTAAATATGAAAGCTTGAAATATTCGTATAGGACAATTTACCAAGAAAATATATGCCCATGTTGTCACGTTCCGGGACGGGgtttggttgacaccggcgttgctctcaaatttacattcgaaaacaacaagcctcagagtacagaattcagaaaccagtctttcaTTCATAATACGGAATAAATCAATTATCTGTTACAACTCGAATactgatgttttacagcggaaatgtaaaaccaaacaTAACAGTGTCTTAACAGATACAGCggaattaaaataaacataaactGAGAACAATAGTCTTCTTCATCAGCCCCAGAACtggatctgctcttcttcttctaacttttcttcctcgttcctatctgagatgagtttggtgggtgaatgatatgattgtcactcagtaagcaggggcgggaataactcccaattttcgaaatcgttttcaacaaGACAGTAAAATAGTAATATGCagaaaactcttattttcagaatagaaatcagaattagtaagcactgagcacgttagtgaatttcatggctaaaccgatatcagtcccctatatgttctctcctctaaggggtgaggccagaatcaaaatcagaattcagaaatgttcagaatatatattcctaccattagttcactagggagtttcagtgcttcaaaatcatatatcagaaattaaacatacagaaactgagCTTTAAAgcagaattatcaaactgatttcaagatatttatacataagcccacttatcGTAATTTGCTAgagagtttcggttgaa from Primulina tabacum isolate GXHZ01 chromosome 3, ASM2559414v2, whole genome shotgun sequence encodes:
- the LOC142539039 gene encoding polygalacturonase 1 beta-like protein 2 isoform X2, with the protein product MKMCRRRFELNCDISFIFSLLLLVSFLYVSFAETNSNTRTKENPFTPKASLIRYWSEHVCNNDTKPSFLLSKASPLTAVESAFYTKLAAQKTLSSHLPAFCSAANLFCLLDSKHTGPENLKNNDVDFTFYTNKQFEKYGNSRVGGVDQFKNYSGGINIATGSFTRYSRSSTGHDESFASYANDGNVASSNFTSYGSSATGGSGEFINYMPRVNVPNLHFALYDSEGNSHNLSFSRYVDNTNAGNQGFTTYGKNGNAVPVEFSSYGDTSNVVGSRFTSYGELGNAGNDSFKGYSSNSNNPSNNFKNYGAGSNGGADTFTSYRDSANAGFDTFTEYAKKGFDQSTGFKIYGVNSTFQDYARKGVKFAQYVNPGSSNKDHLTKVSVKVVNNGVEEGKFFREGMLKEGALMKMPEFRDRMPRRSFLPRTITSKLPFSTYDLLELKRTFLLEENSTMERMVKNTLLECERAPSPGETKRCVASIEDMIDFATTILGDNVVVRTTKDVKGSNQYVIIGVVNGINGGRSTESVSCHQSLYPYLLYYCHSVPNVRVYEAGILDVETKAKINDGVAICHLDTSAWSPNHGAFLALGSSPGRVEVCHWIFENDMTWARGD
- the LOC142539039 gene encoding polygalacturonase 1 beta-like protein 2 isoform X1, encoding MKMCRRRFELNCDISFIFSLLLLVSFLYVSFAETNSNTRTKENPFTPKASLIRYWSEHVCNNDTKPSFLLSKASPLTAVESAFYTKLAAQKTLSSHLPAFCSAANLFCLLDSKHTGPENLKNNDVDFTFYTNKQFEKYGNSRVGGVDQFKNYSGGINIATGSFTRYSRSSTGHDESFASYANDGNVASSNFTSYGSSATGGSGEFINYMPRVNVPNLHFALYDSEGNSHNLSFSRYVDNTNAGNQGFTTYGKNGNAVPVEFSSYGDTSNVVGSRFTSYGELGNAGNDSFKGYSSNSNNPSNNFKNYGAGSNGGADTFTSYRDSANAGTDTFQSYGRESSSGNTSFSNYGKSFNVGFDTFTEYAKKGFDQSTGFKIYGVNSTFQDYARKGVKFAQYVNPGSSNKDHLTKVSVKVVNNGVEEGKFFREGMLKEGALMKMPEFRDRMPRRSFLPRTITSKLPFSTYDLLELKRTFLLEENSTMERMVKNTLLECERAPSPGETKRCVASIEDMIDFATTILGDNVVVRTTKDVKGSNQYVIIGVVNGINGGRSTESVSCHQSLYPYLLYYCHSVPNVRVYEAGILDVETKAKINDGVAICHLDTSAWSPNHGAFLALGSSPGRVEVCHWIFENDMTWARGD
- the LOC142539040 gene encoding U-box domain-containing protein 19-like, which translates into the protein MVLPIDRDNRRILRFPAVRPCEAISLVTLLESLITISRSICSFKSKFFATQRRNSRESIRQIEILSIFFEDIRDHFSGVWNPIILCLSELHQTFQMIQFLMEDCTREGARFWILMKSYSVSSQFQVSIRSIATALDVLPLNSIEVPYETKELVEMLSKQARKAKFELEPGDEEAMKRVILVMNQFENKFEPDHSIIKKILDYLGIKTWDDCHKEIKFLNEEIEAECVGCDEREVPLLCSLLGLLSYCRSIIFEDSDFSGILDQEDGRNNNLETLSCLNPEDFLCPISLELMTDPVTVSTGQTYNQASIQKWLKSGNLLCPVTGQKLTSTEMVPNTNLRKLIEQFCAEYGVSMEKSRKKNRDISRTILPGSPSNEESIKFLSRFLTSKLWSGTDYQKNKAAHEIRLLSKSNLFNRSCLIESGCVPHLLDLLHSTDPATQENVMSALLKLSKQPNGQKVIMRRNKGLNAVLGVLKTGLKLESRQIAAATIFYLCSTHENRKIIGENQETIPALLELIKEGTPCGQKNSMVALFALQIRPRNRQRAIESGAVPVLLNLLSSCNRFELRTDTLAVLSILADNITASIEILEAASLPLILRQLQTIETRAGKEYCISILHSLCLNCGEVVVSILAKDANLMSVLYSIISDGTSSHANKIARSLTKILHRFSETRDGFQIEELRQEQFIGV